aaaaggtaTTTGAAAATGTgtatgatgaaactgtttacatgccgactatttttacattttttttccatTCAAAAAGTATCAAAATTAGATGttcttttcacccaaaaattattgatttttgtCTTTTTTACCAATTGTTTGAATTTAGTGTCAGATAATGTTGTAATTTTTCACGTAAGTCTATATACGACCACTGCCGACACAGCTCATGGGGGATTAATCAACGGGGTCAGGCCACATGTTGGTTGAATATTGACCGATGAATTACACTGTGGGAGTGAGGAATGGATAACCTTAAATTTGCACCCTACATGTGGTTGAAAATCATTTTTGAGTTCAGAAAATCAGGTGCCACTTTTTCGGCTATATAAAGTCTCTCAAAACTATCTCTGTGAAACTCACCtgataaagaaaaacaaagcaaGCAATCAACCATGAATACCCTACAACAGCAACAAGATGATGGTCACATAATAATGTTTCCGTACATGGCACAAGGTCATATCACTCGGTTTTTAGCATTAGCAAGGTTCATCTCTCAAAGAAAACCAAACATCAAAATCACATTTGTAAGCACTCCTCTTAACGTAAGGCGCCTTCAATCAGCATTAACTTCAGACAAGAACATTCATTTAGCTGAGCTTCCTTTCTCAAGTGCTGATCATGGGCTACCAGCTGATTCTTACAACACCAACTCTTTACCACCTCATCTTATCTTAACACTCCTATACGCATCAGAATCTCTAAAACCTTTATTCGACAATCCAGTAACCCAAATCATAGCAACTGAAAAACGTGTCCCTAGTTGTATCATAGGTGATACTTTGTACGGCTGGGTACATGAGACTGCCAAACGTGTCGGGACGTTTCATTTTGCATTCACTTGTGGTGCTTATGGATCAGCTATGTTTATCTCAACCTGTTTACATCTCCCACATCGCAGGGATGATAATTCCAATGATCTTATCGAAGAGTTTCAGGTACCCAAGGTACCCGGCACATGTCGGCTATCTCAGCTTCCGGTGTATCTAAGAGAAGCAAATAAAGAAACCCCGCATGTTAAATATTTCCAGAAACAGGGTTTTAACTCAAAGATGATGCAAGAAGAACTGGGGGTTTCTGTGCAATTGGCTAATGGAAATGAAGGTCAAGTATCGAGTGAAGAAGTGCAGAAAGTAATTGAGCAAGTAATGGATAGTAGTGAAGGAGAAGAAATGAGGAGGAAGGCAATGGTGATTGCAGAGAAAATTAGTGCTGCAATGAGAGAAGATGAAGGCAGTCACCTTAAAGGGTCCTCAgttagatcaattgataatttcCTTGCAACTGTAACTACTAAAAAAGTACTCGAATAAGAAGAATTCTTGGGAACATACCAAGAATCTCTATAGAGGACACTTTCATTTTTAATGTAAACAGACCTTCATAAATAAAATGGAGACAGAAATCTTTCAATCAGTTAAACAGGTGCTCATGGACATCACAGAATCACGCCAGACAATTAAAACTGATGATGAAGAACTACCACTATTCATACGAATAAACTACTTGTTGCAATGTTCCTCATAAGTTACACCAACCCTGAGCAAATTTATAATGCAGATAGAAA
This genomic stretch from Papaver somniferum cultivar HN1 chromosome 5, ASM357369v1, whole genome shotgun sequence harbors:
- the LOC113279853 gene encoding crocetin glucosyltransferase 3-like codes for the protein MNTLQQQQDDGHIIMFPYMAQGHITRFLALARFISQRKPNIKITFVSTPLNVRRLQSALTSDKNIHLAELPFSSADHGLPADSYNTNSLPPHLILTLLYASESLKPLFDNPVTQIIATEKRVPSCIIGDTLYGWVHETAKRVGTFHFAFTCGAYGSAMFISTCLHLPHRRDDNSNDLIEEFQVPKVPGTCRLSQLPVYLREANKETPHVKYFQKQGFNSKMMQEELGVSVQLANGNEGQVSSEEVQKVIEQVMDSSEGEEMRRKAMVIAEKISAAMREDEGSHLKGSSVRSIDNFLATVTTKKVLE